The region GAAAGATGTTTTTCACTTGACCCCTTGAACCCTCGACCCCTTGGCCCCTAAGCTTACGGCTTCAGCCGATAGTAGTTTAATCCTCGAAATACTTCAATGTATGGATGCCTGTCCTGCTTGGCATCTCAAGCGGGACGGTAAAAATTTTCGTCTTCCTTGACCTTGAACAAAATCGAACGTTTTTCAAAGGTCTCTCTCCCTGAAGGGCCTTGAGCTGAAAAGGCCGTCATGGTGGCAATCCATGAAGGCCTTCATCCCGAGTTCATCCCGCCGTCACGCTGCCGGTGATCGACCTTTCCCCCGGCCTTTCACAAACCAAAGGATTCGTTCCGAAAGTGGTCTCCTAGGGGTTGTTCTGCTCCTTCCTCGCCTTCAGCATCTCTTCAAGCTCATTCATGAATTCGCTGATGTCCCGGAACTGCCGGTATACCGATGCAAACCGGACATAGGCCACCTCGTCCCAGTCCTTGAGACGGTTGATCACCTTTTCTCCTATCTCCTTGCTCTCGATTTCCTTCTTCCCCAACTCCTGGAAATAGAACTCCAATCCGTCCACGAACTCCTCGATCCGCGTGATACTTATGGGCCTCTTCTGGCAGGCCTTTTTCATCCCTTCGATGATCTTTTCCCTGTTGAAGGGTTCACGCCTCCCATCCTTTTTGACGATCAGGGGCAAGACCTCTTCGAGCTTTTCATAGGTGGTAAACCGCCTCCCGCAGGCAAGACATTCCCGCCGCCTTCTAATGGTCCGGCCGTCCTTGCTCAGTCGAGAATCAATGACCTTGTTGTCGATCTTCGTACAATAGGGGCACCTCATAGATTCAACCTCTCAATCTCAATGCCCGCCTCCGCCATCATCTGATCCGCCAGGGGATCGTTGTAACCTTCCTCGAAATAAACCTTCTTAATGCCCGCGTTGATGATCATCTTGGTGCAGATGACACAGGGCTTGTTGGTGCAATAGAGAGTAGCGCCCTGAATGGAGATGCCGTGATAGGCGGCCTGGACTATGACATTCTGCTCGGCATGGAGGCCCCTGCAAAGTTCATGACGGGTGCCCGAGGGGATCGAGGAATCCTCCCGCAGGCAACCCACCTCCTCGCAGTGCCTCAGACCCGAAGGGGCTCCATTGTACCCAGTGGCCAAGATCCTCTTATCCTTCACCAGGATGGCCCCCACACTGCGCCTGATGCAGGTGGATCTCTTCGCCACCATCTTGGTAATGGCCATGAAGTACTCGGGCCAGGACGGTCTGGTCAATGGAACGTCTCCCTTCCCTGCTTATCTAGTGCCCAGATCTTGATATATGGGAAATCCATCACACAGTTCAGCGACTTCGGACCTTACCTCCCGGATCACCATGTCGTCCGCGGGGGTTTCCAAAATCTTGTGGATCAAACCGGCGATTCGGGCCATCTCCGGCTCCTTCATTCCCCGGGTGGTCAAGGCGGGAGTCCCAAGCCGAATGCCGCTGGTCACCCTGGGTCCCCGTTTGTCAAAGGGCACGGTATTCTTGTTGACCGCTATTCCGGCCCGGCCCAGGGCCTCTTCAGCCTCCCGCCCGGTGAGGCCTTTTTGGCTCAGGTCCACCAGTACGATGTGGTTGTCGGTACCCCCGGTCACCAACGAGTACCCGAGATCCTTTAAGCGCTCCCCCAAGGCCCGGGCGTTCAACACCACTTGTCGCTGGTATTCCTTGAATTCCCGGGTTTGGGCCTCCCCGAAGGCCACAGCTTTGGCGGCGATGACATGCATGAGGGGGCCGCCCTGGATCCCGGGAAATACCCCCTTATCCAAGGTCTCGCCATGTTGCTCCTGGGACAGGATAAAGCCTCCCCGGGGGCCCCTGAGGGTCTTGTGGGTGGTGGAGGTGACAAAATCGGCCAGGCCTACAGGGGAGGGATGGAGTTGAGCGGCCACCAAACCCGCAATATGAGCCATGTCCACCATGAGGTAGGCCCCTACCTCCCGGGCGATTTCTTTGAAGCGAGTAAAATCGATGATACGAGGATAGGCGCTCGCACCCGCTATGATCATCCGCGGGCTGTGTTCCAGGGCGAGATTCCGAACACGGTCATAGTCGATAGTGCCCGTCTCGGGATGGAGCCCGTATGATACGGCCCGGAAAAGTTTTCCTGAAAAACTTACCGGACTCCCGTGGGTCAGATGCCCTCCGTGGCTCAGATCCATGCCCAGGATGGTATCGCCCGGTTTCAGGAACGACAGGTAAACGGCCATGTTGGCCTGGGACCCTGAATGGGGCTGCACGTTGGCATACTCTGCACCGTAAAGCTCCCGGACCCGGTTGATGGCCAAATCTTCCACGATGTCGACGTATTCACAACCCCCGTAGTATCTCCTCTTGGGATACCCCTCGGCGTACTTGTTGGTCATGACGCTGGCCTGGGCCTCGATCACCGCCCTGGAAGCGTAATTCTCGGAGG is a window of Deltaproteobacteria bacterium DNA encoding:
- the nrdR gene encoding transcriptional repressor NrdR, with the protein product MRCPYCTKIDNKVIDSRLSKDGRTIRRRRECLACGRRFTTYEKLEEVLPLIVKKDGRREPFNREKIIEGMKKACQKRPISITRIEEFVDGLEFYFQELGKKEIESKEIGEKVINRLKDWDEVAYVRFASVYRQFRDISEFMNELEEMLKARKEQNNP
- a CDS encoding cytidine/deoxycytidylate deaminase family protein: MTRPSWPEYFMAITKMVAKRSTCIRRSVGAILVKDKRILATGYNGAPSGLRHCEEVGCLREDSSIPSGTRHELCRGLHAEQNVIVQAAYHGISIQGATLYCTNKPCVICTKMIINAGIKKVYFEEGYNDPLADQMMAEAGIEIERLNL
- a CDS encoding serine hydroxymethyltransferase: MGTILREADPEVARAIQAELDREKDNLVLIASENYASRAVIEAQASVMTNKYAEGYPKRRYYGGCEYVDIVEDLAINRVRELYGAEYANVQPHSGSQANMAVYLSFLKPGDTILGMDLSHGGHLTHGSPVSFSGKLFRAVSYGLHPETGTIDYDRVRNLALEHSPRMIIAGASAYPRIIDFTRFKEIAREVGAYLMVDMAHIAGLVAAQLHPSPVGLADFVTSTTHKTLRGPRGGFILSQEQHGETLDKGVFPGIQGGPLMHVIAAKAVAFGEAQTREFKEYQRQVVLNARALGERLKDLGYSLVTGGTDNHIVLVDLSQKGLTGREAEEALGRAGIAVNKNTVPFDKRGPRVTSGIRLGTPALTTRGMKEPEMARIAGLIHKILETPADDMVIREVRSEVAELCDGFPIYQDLGTR